In a single window of the Arthrobacter zhangbolii genome:
- a CDS encoding class I SAM-dependent methyltransferase, producing MDRPVTQDPAVTPGFSFENLSRRPDVEAENLQAHDAADRLLLDTAADRLRADAGGVVVIGDAYGALTLGAAALHGVRDLRVHQDPYSGELALARNADAAGLAGVYSSLPLDPALVHGARTVLLRLPRSLDALEEIAALIARHADPGVVVYAGGRVKHMTTAMNAVLGRWFGSVSAGLARQKSRILTAAGPLPAERLPEDRFPLAQKHDVGLTAPLELRGYGAAFAGASLDIGTRFLLPYLAQARQAASAIDLGCGTGAIAAYLALTRPDLQVLATDQSAAAVASASATMAANGVAEQVRVRRDDALAGLPERSAELVVLNPPFHIGASVHAGIALKLFADAGRVLVPGGELWTVWNSHLAYKPALTRLVGPTREVARNPKFTITVSTRA from the coding sequence ATGGATCGACCTGTGACGCAAGACCCCGCCGTGACACCCGGGTTTTCCTTTGAGAACCTCAGCCGCCGCCCCGATGTCGAGGCAGAGAACCTGCAGGCCCACGATGCTGCGGACCGGCTGCTGCTGGATACCGCCGCAGACCGCCTGCGCGCGGACGCAGGCGGCGTCGTCGTCATTGGGGACGCCTATGGTGCGCTGACTCTCGGAGCGGCCGCGCTGCACGGTGTGCGGGACCTGCGGGTCCATCAGGATCCGTATTCCGGTGAGCTGGCACTGGCACGCAACGCCGACGCCGCCGGGCTGGCCGGGGTGTACAGCTCGCTGCCGCTGGATCCGGCACTGGTGCACGGAGCCCGCACGGTGCTGCTGCGGCTGCCGCGGTCCCTTGACGCGCTCGAGGAAATAGCCGCCCTGATCGCACGGCATGCCGATCCCGGTGTGGTGGTTTATGCCGGCGGCAGGGTCAAGCACATGACCACCGCCATGAACGCCGTCCTGGGGCGGTGGTTCGGCTCCGTCTCCGCCGGCCTGGCCCGGCAGAAATCCCGGATCCTGACCGCGGCCGGTCCGCTGCCCGCTGAGCGGCTGCCTGAGGACCGGTTTCCGCTCGCCCAGAAGCACGATGTCGGACTCACCGCACCGCTGGAACTGCGGGGCTACGGTGCCGCATTTGCCGGGGCATCCCTGGACATCGGCACCCGGTTCCTGCTGCCGTACCTGGCGCAAGCACGGCAGGCGGCGTCCGCCATCGATCTGGGCTGCGGTACCGGGGCCATTGCCGCATATCTGGCACTGACCCGCCCGGATCTGCAGGTGCTGGCCACAGACCAGTCAGCTGCCGCCGTGGCCTCCGCCTCCGCAACCATGGCAGCCAACGGCGTGGCGGAGCAGGTGCGGGTCCGGCGGGATGACGCACTGGCCGGTCTTCCGGAGCGTTCAGCCGAACTGGTGGTGCTGAACCCGCCGTTCCATATCGGTGCCAGCGTGCACGCCGGTATTGCGCTGAAGCTGTTTGCCGACGCCGGCCGTGTCCTGGTGCCCGGCGGGGAACTCTGGACCGTCTGGAACAGCCATCTGGCCTACAAGCCGGCCCTGACCCGGTTGGTCGGCCCCACCCGTGAAGTAGCCCGCAACCCCAAATTCACGATCACGGTCAGCACACGCGCCTAA
- the coaE gene encoding dephospho-CoA kinase produces the protein MLKVGLTGGIAAGKSLVARTLVECGAVLIDADALAREVVEPGTDGLAAVVEAFGPSVLAQDGSLDRAALAAVVFGDDERRAVLNGIIHPLVRARAAALAAEAPQDGILVQDIPLLVETGQAGNFDFVLVVEAPEEERLVRMVRDRGMDPDAARARIAAQATAAERAEAADVVLHNTGTPEDLAAAVRALWEQRLVPMNRRRPDAEGTG, from the coding sequence ATGCTCAAGGTTGGACTCACCGGCGGGATCGCCGCCGGAAAATCCCTGGTTGCCCGGACCCTCGTGGAATGCGGCGCCGTTTTGATTGATGCCGATGCCCTGGCCCGCGAGGTGGTGGAACCGGGAACTGACGGTCTCGCCGCCGTCGTGGAGGCGTTCGGTCCTTCCGTTCTCGCGCAGGACGGCAGTTTGGACCGTGCCGCGCTGGCGGCAGTGGTGTTCGGCGACGATGAGCGCCGGGCGGTCCTTAACGGCATCATTCATCCGCTGGTCCGTGCCCGCGCCGCAGCGCTGGCGGCTGAAGCTCCGCAGGATGGAATCCTGGTGCAGGATATTCCGCTGCTGGTGGAGACCGGACAGGCCGGAAACTTTGACTTTGTGCTCGTGGTGGAGGCTCCCGAAGAGGAACGCCTGGTCCGGATGGTCCGGGACCGCGGGATGGATCCCGACGCCGCACGGGCGCGGATCGCGGCGCAGGCCACCGCCGCTGAGCGCGCGGAGGCCGCCGACGTCGTCCTGCACAACACCGGTACTCCCGAAGACCTGGCGGCCGCTGTGCGGGCGCTGTGGGAACAGAGACTGGTGCCGATGAACCGGCGCAGGCCGGACGCCGAAGGGACCGGATAA
- a CDS encoding alpha/beta fold hydrolase, with the protein MSAPVPRIPVPHTASAPYTVRGMNVTDHRFTVPLDHAAPDGESITVFAREYSDAALPAARVRELPWLLYLQGGPGGKGSRLLQFGGWTKAASKHFRILMLDQRGTGLSTPADRQTLALRGDSAAQADYLTHFRADSIVADAELIRRALGSGPWTTYGQSYGGFCTLTYLSYAPEGLRGSLITGGLAPLTGPADRVYEATFGRVAARNAEYFARYPEDRDIVTRIARHLDSVPEYLPSGERLSVRRFQMAGSYLGGNTRVDGLHYFLQEAFVPTPDGDRLSDTFLETTHGLVSRASNPLYALMHESIYGQGEATNWAAWRVLQSHPEFEPAAAEPLFTGEMVYPWYFDEDPALVPLKETAELLAKKTDWGPLYDTARLARNTVPVAAAVYTDDIYVDRDLSLETAAAVKGLQVWESGDFHHDGIADDGEAIFNRLLGMVRGGDA; encoded by the coding sequence ATGAGCGCCCCGGTCCCGCGTATCCCCGTTCCCCACACTGCGTCGGCCCCCTACACGGTGCGCGGCATGAACGTCACCGACCACCGGTTCACTGTTCCCCTCGACCACGCGGCACCGGACGGGGAAAGCATCACCGTCTTCGCCCGTGAGTACTCCGATGCTGCCCTCCCTGCTGCCCGGGTGCGGGAACTGCCGTGGCTGCTGTACCTGCAGGGCGGACCCGGAGGCAAGGGCAGCCGGCTGCTGCAGTTCGGCGGCTGGACCAAGGCCGCCTCGAAGCACTTCCGCATCCTGATGCTGGACCAGCGCGGCACCGGGCTGTCCACCCCTGCGGACCGGCAGACCCTGGCCCTGCGCGGTGACTCCGCCGCCCAGGCGGACTACCTGACCCATTTCCGGGCGGACTCCATTGTTGCGGACGCCGAGCTGATCCGCCGGGCCCTGGGCTCCGGGCCGTGGACCACTTACGGGCAGAGCTACGGCGGTTTCTGTACCCTCACATACCTCTCCTACGCGCCGGAAGGTCTGCGCGGGAGCCTGATTACCGGCGGCCTGGCGCCGCTGACCGGTCCCGCTGACCGGGTGTATGAGGCCACCTTCGGGCGGGTGGCCGCACGCAACGCCGAATACTTTGCCCGCTACCCCGAAGACCGGGACATCGTCACCCGCATAGCCCGGCATCTGGACAGCGTTCCCGAATACCTGCCGTCCGGCGAACGGCTCTCCGTCCGGCGCTTCCAGATGGCCGGCTCGTACCTGGGTGGAAACACCCGGGTGGACGGCCTGCACTACTTCCTGCAGGAAGCCTTTGTTCCCACCCCCGACGGCGACCGGCTTTCGGATACCTTCCTGGAGACCACGCACGGACTGGTCAGCCGGGCATCAAACCCGCTCTACGCCCTGATGCACGAGTCCATCTACGGGCAGGGCGAAGCCACGAACTGGGCGGCCTGGCGGGTGCTGCAGTCCCATCCCGAATTCGAGCCCGCGGCCGCTGAGCCGCTGTTCACCGGCGAGATGGTCTATCCGTGGTACTTCGACGAGGACCCGGCGTTGGTGCCCTTGAAGGAGACCGCGGAACTGCTGGCGAAGAAGACAGACTGGGGTCCGCTCTATGACACTGCCCGGCTGGCACGGAACACCGTGCCGGTGGCGGCCGCGGTGTACACCGATGACATCTATGTGGACCGGGACCTCTCGCTGGAAACCGCTGCTGCCGTGAAGGGACTGCAGGTCTGGGAAAGCGGCGACTTCCACCACGACGGCATTGCCGACGACGGCGAGGCAATCTTCAACCGCCTGCTGGGCATGGTGCGCGGCGGCGACGCATAA
- a CDS encoding ABC transporter substrate-binding protein, with the protein MKNFKHRAGAVAGAAALALLAAGCGGGDSQAGTAEDPLEISITTFGTFGYDDLYAEYEEANPGIKIRHNNIDRGANAQTDLFTKLAAGSGVSDVVAIEEGWLGAVMEVSDEFVDLNDYGAEDIKDNWVDWKYQQGTDAEGRVIGYGTDIGPQGLCYNGKLFEAAGLPSDREAVAELFGGDDATWDRYFELGNEYHEKTGLGWYDQSGFVWNSMVNQMEEGYYTADGDLNIEDNAAMKEQFMQLAAGTEAGLSGNEKKWDWGKGRAFTDGSFATFVCPGWMLGTIQEQLESAGGAEDSGWDFADVFPGGASNWGGAFLSVSEESEHKEEAAKLAAWLTAPEQQVKQSAAANNFPSTLEAQQQLAEDATPNKVFNDAPTGAILASRAEGVKAQFKGPDDSVIQEKVFGAALTQLDAGSLDGEGAWNEAIKLLNEQVEQD; encoded by the coding sequence GTGAAGAACTTTAAGCACCGGGCAGGGGCAGTGGCAGGCGCCGCAGCCCTCGCATTGCTCGCCGCCGGCTGCGGCGGCGGAGACAGCCAGGCCGGCACCGCGGAGGATCCCCTGGAAATCTCCATCACCACCTTCGGCACCTTCGGCTACGACGATCTCTACGCCGAGTACGAAGAAGCGAACCCGGGCATCAAGATCCGGCACAACAACATCGACCGCGGAGCCAACGCGCAGACTGACCTCTTCACGAAACTGGCCGCCGGCTCCGGCGTCAGCGACGTCGTCGCCATCGAAGAAGGCTGGCTCGGCGCCGTCATGGAGGTCTCCGACGAATTCGTGGACCTGAATGACTACGGCGCTGAGGACATCAAGGACAACTGGGTCGACTGGAAATACCAGCAGGGCACCGACGCGGAGGGCCGCGTTATCGGTTACGGCACGGACATCGGGCCGCAGGGCCTGTGCTACAACGGAAAGCTCTTCGAAGCCGCCGGCCTGCCCAGCGACCGCGAGGCAGTGGCGGAACTCTTCGGCGGGGATGACGCCACCTGGGACCGCTACTTCGAACTGGGCAACGAATACCACGAGAAGACCGGGCTGGGCTGGTATGACCAGTCAGGATTTGTCTGGAACTCCATGGTGAACCAGATGGAAGAGGGCTACTACACTGCCGACGGCGACCTGAACATTGAGGACAACGCCGCCATGAAGGAACAGTTCATGCAGCTCGCTGCCGGAACCGAGGCCGGCCTGTCCGGCAACGAGAAGAAGTGGGACTGGGGCAAGGGCCGCGCCTTCACCGACGGTTCCTTCGCCACCTTCGTGTGCCCGGGCTGGATGCTCGGCACCATTCAGGAACAGCTGGAATCTGCCGGCGGTGCCGAAGACTCCGGCTGGGACTTCGCCGATGTGTTCCCCGGTGGGGCATCCAACTGGGGCGGCGCCTTCCTCTCCGTATCGGAAGAGTCCGAGCACAAGGAGGAAGCAGCAAAGCTGGCCGCCTGGCTCACCGCCCCGGAACAGCAGGTCAAGCAGTCCGCAGCGGCCAACAACTTCCCCAGCACCCTGGAAGCACAGCAACAGCTCGCCGAGGATGCAACGCCCAATAAGGTCTTCAACGACGCTCCTACCGGGGCGATCCTCGCCTCCCGCGCGGAGGGCGTGAAGGCGCAGTTCAAGGGCCCGGATGACTCGGTGATCCAGGAGAAGGTCTTCGGAGCCGCCCTGACGCAGCTTGATGCGGGCAGCCTGGACGGCGAAGGTGCCTGGAACGAGGCGATCAAACTGCTGAACGAGCAGGTCGAACAGGACTAG
- a CDS encoding polysaccharide pyruvyl transferase family protein, with protein MDNRPYYLVATAGNPNYGDEFITACWLRYLAERFPETAVWVDCPQPGTAALLFEGLHPKLRITNTLWRAVSEAAAELPAEDVGQRVADLVTNLGSPAYDLGLVKLREARSLHLLGGGYVNAVWPHHTGLIAGMRAVQSLTGARLYATGQGLMPFAVPAERASRLFEGFDYVSVRDEESAVALSAKLGLDDAFLGVGAEVARSAGREGIFVCIQADMNDEGRFQEVVASARSLIEELADDETPVYYVEAIPGADHPAYALLADLIPQENFLPFAQVWQEGLPIGPRQQWITTRFHFHLLAAAAGARGVALSVKAGYYDIKHGSLAAIGSGWAVDSGRAGGRLAMPEAAGSLQLTLANRVEQKRAEAGQLYPAGRPAERRPALHSLRRKAFSALTR; from the coding sequence ATGGATAATCGGCCTTATTACTTGGTCGCCACAGCGGGGAACCCCAATTACGGCGATGAATTCATTACTGCTTGCTGGCTGAGGTATTTGGCTGAGAGATTCCCGGAGACCGCGGTGTGGGTGGATTGCCCGCAGCCGGGCACTGCCGCCCTGCTGTTTGAAGGTCTCCATCCCAAGCTACGCATCACCAATACCCTGTGGCGCGCGGTCAGCGAGGCAGCTGCGGAGCTTCCCGCGGAGGATGTCGGGCAGCGGGTTGCTGACCTTGTCACGAATCTCGGATCGCCGGCTTATGACCTCGGCCTCGTCAAACTACGGGAGGCCCGCTCGCTTCACCTGCTCGGCGGCGGCTACGTGAACGCTGTCTGGCCGCACCATACCGGGCTGATCGCCGGGATGCGGGCGGTCCAGTCCCTCACCGGGGCACGCTTGTACGCCACCGGGCAGGGCCTGATGCCGTTCGCTGTCCCTGCGGAACGTGCTTCCCGGCTGTTTGAAGGTTTTGACTATGTCAGTGTGCGCGACGAGGAGAGCGCCGTGGCTCTTTCGGCAAAGCTCGGCCTGGACGACGCCTTCCTGGGAGTTGGGGCTGAAGTTGCCCGGTCAGCGGGCCGGGAAGGTATTTTCGTCTGCATCCAGGCGGACATGAATGACGAGGGGCGCTTCCAGGAAGTAGTGGCTTCAGCCCGAAGCCTGATTGAAGAGCTCGCGGATGACGAAACGCCCGTTTATTACGTGGAGGCCATCCCGGGTGCCGATCACCCGGCATACGCCCTTCTGGCGGACTTGATTCCCCAAGAAAATTTCCTGCCGTTTGCACAGGTGTGGCAGGAGGGGCTTCCCATCGGCCCGCGCCAGCAGTGGATCACCACACGCTTCCACTTCCATCTGCTTGCTGCCGCCGCCGGGGCGCGCGGTGTCGCCCTCAGCGTTAAGGCGGGCTACTACGACATCAAGCATGGTTCCCTGGCTGCGATAGGCAGCGGCTGGGCGGTAGACAGCGGCCGTGCGGGCGGCCGGCTGGCGATGCCGGAGGCCGCGGGATCCCTCCAGCTCACCTTGGCCAACCGCGTGGAACAGAAGCGCGCGGAGGCTGGGCAGCTATATCCGGCAGGCAGGCCAGCTGAAAGGCGTCCCGCGCTGCATTCCCTGCGGCGCAAGGCTTTTTCCGCCCTGACCAGGTAG
- a CDS encoding IMPACT family protein produces MSDIDAAAGRYTTVAGEHRSELEIKRSRFITVLRRTETEDQARALVAELRREFHDARHHCSAFVLGPGREVQRSNDDGEPSGTAGIPMLEALTKRETAGGATDLSDITAVTVRYFGGILLGAGGLVRAYSESVSTALSTAPLLQRRRMLLYAVPAGHAEAGRLENDLRNAGLSVTGTDYGAAGASITVALPDIPGSAEHFHDRLAAFTAGVSTPEPLGTEWIDL; encoded by the coding sequence GTGAGTGACATCGACGCGGCGGCGGGGCGCTACACCACCGTTGCCGGGGAGCACCGCTCCGAACTGGAGATCAAACGCTCACGCTTCATCACGGTGCTGCGCCGCACCGAAACCGAAGACCAGGCACGGGCGCTGGTCGCAGAACTGCGCCGCGAATTCCACGACGCCCGGCACCACTGCAGCGCCTTCGTCCTGGGCCCGGGACGCGAGGTCCAGCGCTCAAACGACGACGGCGAACCCTCAGGAACCGCCGGCATCCCCATGCTGGAGGCACTGACCAAACGTGAAACCGCCGGCGGCGCTACGGACCTGAGCGACATCACGGCGGTCACCGTACGCTACTTCGGCGGCATTCTGCTGGGTGCCGGCGGACTGGTGCGGGCCTACTCGGAATCCGTCTCCACTGCCCTGTCCACCGCTCCCCTGCTGCAACGGCGTCGGATGCTGCTTTACGCGGTGCCGGCCGGCCACGCCGAGGCTGGACGGCTGGAAAACGACCTGCGCAATGCCGGCCTCAGCGTCACCGGCACCGACTACGGAGCGGCCGGGGCCAGTATCACCGTGGCACTGCCGGACATCCCGGGCAGTGCTGAGCATTTTCATGACCGGCTGGCAGCCTTCACCGCCGGGGTCAGCACCCCGGAACCGCTTGGAACAGAATGGATCGACCTGTGA
- the uvrB gene encoding excinuclease ABC subunit UvrB: MSLAQDIKRVVAPFEVVSDYRPAGDQPTAIKELAERINAGEKDIVLLGATGTGKSATAAWLVEQVQRPTLVMVQNKTLAAQLANEFRELLPNNAVEYFVSYYDYYQPEAYVPQTDTFIEKDSSINEEVERLRHSATNALLTRRDVIVVATVSCIYGLGTPEEYIEQMVTLRRGQQMNRDDLLRKFVAMQYVRNDMDFHRGTFRVRGDTVEIIPMYEENAIRVEFFGDEIENIYTLHPLTGDVIHEETEMYVFPASHYVAGEDRMQRAIRNIEDELQVRLAELESQNKLVEAQRLRMRTTYDLEMMQQMGFCNGIENYSRHIDGRGPGTAPHCLLDYFPDDFLLVVDESHVTIPQIGAMYEGDMSRKRTLVDHGFRLPSAMDNRPLKWDEFLERIGQTVYMSATPGKYELSKSDGYVEQIIRPTGLVDPQVVVKPSKGQIDDLLGEIRTRTERDERVLVTTLTKRMAEDLTGYLLEHGVKVEYLHSDVDTLRRVELLRELRMGTFDVLVGINLLREGLDLPEVSLVSILDADKEGFLRSSTSLIQTIGRAARNVSGEVHMYADRITDSMAHAIDETNRRRDIQIAYNKKHGVDPQPLRKKIADITDQLAREDADTKALLEEAARNKKAKGKGKAVRKDGLAAAPAEDLTELIASMTEQMHAAAAELQFELAARLRDEVGDLKKELRQMQSAGHA, translated from the coding sequence ATGAGTCTTGCGCAGGACATCAAGAGAGTAGTGGCGCCCTTCGAGGTCGTCAGCGATTACCGGCCGGCCGGCGACCAGCCCACCGCCATCAAGGAACTGGCCGAACGGATCAATGCCGGCGAGAAGGACATAGTCCTCCTCGGAGCCACCGGTACCGGCAAAAGTGCCACCGCGGCATGGCTGGTGGAACAGGTTCAACGGCCCACCCTGGTCATGGTGCAAAACAAGACCCTCGCCGCCCAGCTGGCCAACGAATTCCGTGAGCTGCTGCCGAACAACGCCGTGGAATATTTCGTTTCCTACTACGACTACTACCAGCCGGAAGCCTACGTCCCGCAGACGGACACCTTCATCGAGAAGGACTCCTCCATCAACGAGGAAGTTGAACGGCTGCGGCACTCCGCCACCAACGCCCTGCTGACCCGCCGCGATGTCATTGTCGTGGCCACCGTTTCCTGCATCTACGGTCTGGGCACCCCGGAAGAGTACATCGAGCAGATGGTGACCCTGCGCCGCGGGCAGCAGATGAACCGAGATGACCTGCTGCGCAAGTTCGTGGCCATGCAGTACGTGCGCAATGACATGGACTTCCACCGCGGCACTTTCCGGGTGCGGGGCGACACGGTGGAGATCATCCCGATGTACGAGGAAAACGCCATCCGCGTCGAGTTCTTCGGCGACGAGATCGAGAACATCTATACCCTGCATCCGCTGACGGGCGACGTCATCCATGAAGAAACCGAGATGTACGTTTTCCCGGCGTCGCACTACGTCGCCGGTGAGGACCGGATGCAGCGGGCCATCCGCAACATCGAGGATGAACTGCAGGTGCGGCTGGCGGAACTTGAATCCCAGAACAAGCTGGTCGAAGCCCAGCGGCTGCGGATGCGCACCACCTATGACCTGGAAATGATGCAGCAGATGGGGTTCTGCAACGGCATCGAGAACTACTCCCGGCATATTGACGGCCGCGGCCCGGGGACCGCCCCGCACTGCCTGCTGGACTACTTCCCGGACGATTTCCTGCTCGTGGTGGACGAGTCACACGTGACCATTCCGCAGATCGGCGCCATGTATGAAGGCGACATGTCCCGTAAGCGGACCCTGGTGGACCACGGCTTCCGGCTGCCCTCGGCCATGGACAACCGGCCGCTGAAGTGGGACGAATTCCTCGAGCGGATCGGCCAGACCGTGTACATGTCCGCCACCCCGGGCAAATACGAACTGTCCAAGTCGGACGGCTACGTGGAGCAGATCATCCGGCCCACCGGGCTGGTGGACCCGCAGGTGGTGGTCAAGCCCAGCAAGGGCCAGATCGATGACCTGCTCGGCGAGATCCGCACCCGCACGGAACGGGACGAGCGCGTGCTGGTGACCACCCTGACCAAGCGCATGGCCGAGGACCTGACCGGGTACCTCCTCGAGCACGGGGTGAAGGTGGAGTACCTGCACTCCGACGTCGACACCCTGCGGCGCGTGGAGCTGCTGCGCGAGCTGCGGATGGGCACGTTCGACGTGCTGGTGGGCATTAACCTGCTCCGTGAGGGCCTGGACCTGCCCGAGGTGTCGCTGGTGAGCATCCTCGATGCCGACAAGGAAGGCTTCCTGCGTTCCTCCACGTCGCTGATCCAGACCATTGGCCGCGCCGCGCGTAACGTCTCCGGCGAGGTCCACATGTACGCGGACCGGATCACCGACTCCATGGCGCATGCCATCGACGAAACCAACCGTCGCCGGGACATCCAGATCGCCTATAACAAAAAGCACGGCGTGGACCCGCAGCCGCTGCGCAAGAAGATCGCCGACATCACCGATCAGCTGGCCCGCGAGGACGCCGACACCAAGGCACTCCTGGAGGAAGCGGCCAGGAACAAGAAGGCCAAGGGCAAGGGCAAGGCTGTCCGTAAGGACGGACTTGCCGCCGCCCCGGCGGAGGACCTGACCGAGCTGATTGCCTCCATGACCGAGCAGATGCATGCGGCCGCGGCCGAGCTGCAGTTCGAACTGGCAGCCCGCCTGCGCGACGAGGTGGGAGACCTGAAAAAGGAACTGCGGCAGATGCAGTCTGCCGGGCACGCCTAG
- a CDS encoding GNAT family N-acetyltransferase translates to MQIRPARKEDVPVILELIHDLAIYEKEPHAVKNTVEALEENLFGPHPAIFAHVAVEQGQVQGFALWFLNYSTWEGVHGIYLEDLYVRPEARGKGMGKALLRTLAGIAVERGYARVEWCVLNWNEPSIRFYKSLGAVPQDEWTTFRLTGDALSSFGSPVVSGGAA, encoded by the coding sequence ATGCAGATCCGTCCCGCGCGCAAAGAAGATGTCCCCGTCATCCTGGAACTCATCCATGATCTGGCGATCTACGAAAAGGAGCCGCACGCCGTGAAGAACACGGTGGAGGCCCTCGAGGAGAACCTCTTCGGCCCGCATCCGGCCATTTTCGCGCATGTGGCAGTGGAGCAGGGACAGGTCCAGGGCTTCGCCCTGTGGTTCCTGAACTACTCCACCTGGGAAGGTGTGCACGGCATCTACCTCGAGGACCTGTACGTCCGGCCCGAAGCGCGGGGCAAGGGCATGGGCAAGGCGCTGCTGCGCACCCTGGCCGGGATCGCCGTCGAGCGCGGCTACGCCCGGGTGGAATGGTGCGTGCTGAACTGGAACGAACCCTCCATCCGGTTCTACAAGTCCCTGGGTGCGGTTCCGCAGGATGAGTGGACCACGTTCCGGCTGACCGGCGACGCGCTGTCCTCCTTCGGCAGCCCCGTGGTTTCAGGAGGGGCAGCATGA